From a single Miscanthus floridulus cultivar M001 chromosome 8, ASM1932011v1, whole genome shotgun sequence genomic region:
- the LOC136476048 gene encoding endoribonuclease YBEY, chloroplastic-like isoform X1 translates to MVRLHQLLSRALASHQILPSTTSSVRSTPRLLLPLRSLPPAPPPHGRTLLPIIVAASRQYASSTFGRRRRSSRPPMLLRRKRARRPRKGPGELSVQIGIEEALPYDPEILSIAETLRTDVGKAAKLALNDLEGSDYITRDPSICNVNKYASIEVSLLLCDDGFIRKLNKEWRDEDHATDVLSMSQHIPELDIPILQLGDIVISVETARRQAEERGHTLLDEIRILMVHGLLHLLGFDHELSKVAEEEMEKEEEHMLNTLEWRGKGLIKSAYDIATGMEHLQNSIEADSNIEKVILQKKHQPKLSHIICDIDGTIVYCEGGLHEESIVSLREAIATGVNIIMVTEKSRASTIRTFKLLDFHEKGDFISETSPGVFLQGSLVCGRDGEEVYRAELDLDICKEAFLYSLKHKIPLVAYCEEQCLTLFRHPFVDLLHTVHNENKVKVMHSIEDLLECSSIQKLLLFDSAKEDSSVLWQHCSELTKGKAHVIKMHPNTIDIVPLNASKGGGIRILLDHLGITKDCDLDAVGDYTRWLSNK, encoded by the exons ATGGTGCGCCTCCATCAGCTCCTCTCTCGCGCGCTCGCATCTCACCAAATCCTCCCTTCTACCACCTCCAGCGTCCGCTCCACCCCGCGGCTGCTCCTCCCTCTCCGGTCGCTgccgcctgctcctcctccccacGGTCGTACCCTGCTTCCCATCATTGTAGCCGCGTCGCGGCAATACGCCTCGTCGACCTTCGGGAGGCGAAGGCGCTCGTCGCGGCCGCCGATGTTGCTGAGGCGGAAGAGAGCGAGGAGGCCGCGGAAGGGCCCTGGCGAGCTCAGCGTGCAAATTGGCATAGAGGAGGCCCTCCCCTACGATCCTGAAATCCTG AGCATTGCAGAAACTCTTCGGACAGATGTTGGGAAGGCAGCGAAGCTGGCCCTCAACGACCTTGAAGGCTCAGATTACATTACCAGAGATCCTTCTATATGCAATGTGAACAAGTATGCTAGCATTGAGGTCTCTCTGCTGCTTTGTGATGATGGTTTCATCAGGAAGCTCAACAAGGAATGGAGGGATGAGGATCATGCTACCGATGTTCTGTCAATGTCTCAGCATATCCCAGAGCTTGATATTCCCATT CTGCAGTTGGGTGATATAGTAATTTCTGTTGAAACAGCTCGACGGCAAGCAGAAGAAAGGGGCCACACACTTCTTGATGAGATAAGAATTCTCATG GTGCATGGGCTATTGCATTTATTGGGCTTTGACCATGAACTCAGCAAAGTGGCTGAAGAAGAGATGGAGAAGGAAGAAGAACATATGTTAAATACTCTTGAATGGAGAGGAAAAGGATTAATTAAGAGTGCCTATGATATTGCTACTGGTATGGAACATTTACAAAATTCTATTG AGGCTGATAGCAATATAGAGAAAGTGATCCTACAAAAGAAACATCAACCCAAACTAAgccatatcatttgtgatatagATG GTACTATTGTGTATTGTGAAGGAGGCCTGCATGAAGAATCAATAGTATCTTTGAGAGAGGCAATTGCAACAGGAGTAAATATTATCATGGTTACTGAAAAG AGTCGGGCTTCCACCATTAGAACCTTCAAGCTTCTTGATTTCCATGAAAAAGGTGATTTTATTTCAGAGACTTCACCTGGTGTATTTTTGCAG GGTTCACTTGTCTGTGGAAGGGATGGCGAAGAAGTTTATAGAGCAGAACTGGATTTAGATATCTGCAAGGAG GCATTTCTGTACTCCTTGAAGCATAAAATTCCTCTTGTCGCGTACTGTGAGGAACAATGTCTAACCTTGTTTAGACACCCATTTGTTGACTTGTTGCACACTGTACATAATGAAAACAAG GTAAAAGTGATGCATTCAATTGAGGATCTTTTGGAATGTTCGTCTATTCAG AAATTGCTTCTTTTTGACAGTGCCAAAGAGGATTCATCTGTCCTATGGCAGCATTGTTCAGAACTGACCAAAGggaaagcacatgttatcaaAATGCATCCAAATACAATTGATATTGTTCCCCTCAATGCTTCAAAGGGTGGTGGTATAAGAATTCTACTTGATCATCTTGGAATAACAAAAGAT TGTGATCTTGATGCTGTTGGAGACTATACCAGATGGCTGAGCAATAAATGA
- the LOC136476048 gene encoding endoribonuclease YBEY, chloroplastic-like isoform X3: protein MVRLHQLLSRALASHQILPSTTSSVRSTPRLLLPLRSLPPAPPPHGRTLLPIIVAASRQYASSTFGRRRRSSRPPMLLRRKRARRPRKGPGELSVQIGIEEALPYDPEILSIAETLRTDVGKAAKLALNDLEGSDYITRDPSICNVNKYASIEVSLLLCDDGFIRKLNKEWRDEDHATDVLSMSQHIPELDIPILQLGDIVISVETARRQAEERGHTLLDEIRILMVHGLLHLLGFDHELSKVAEEEMEKEEEHMLNTLEWRGKGLIKSAYDIATGMEHLQNSIEADSNIEKVILQKKHQPKLSHIICDIDGTIVYCEGGLHEESIVSLREAIATGVNIIMVTEKGSLVCGRDGEEVYRAELDLDICKEAFLYSLKHKIPLVAYCEEQCLTLFRHPFVDLLHTVHNENKVKVMHSIEDLLECSSIQKLLLFDSAKEDSSVLWQHCSELTKGKAHVIKMHPNTIDIVPLNASKGGGIRILLDHLGITKDCDLDAVGDYTRWLSNK, encoded by the exons ATGGTGCGCCTCCATCAGCTCCTCTCTCGCGCGCTCGCATCTCACCAAATCCTCCCTTCTACCACCTCCAGCGTCCGCTCCACCCCGCGGCTGCTCCTCCCTCTCCGGTCGCTgccgcctgctcctcctccccacGGTCGTACCCTGCTTCCCATCATTGTAGCCGCGTCGCGGCAATACGCCTCGTCGACCTTCGGGAGGCGAAGGCGCTCGTCGCGGCCGCCGATGTTGCTGAGGCGGAAGAGAGCGAGGAGGCCGCGGAAGGGCCCTGGCGAGCTCAGCGTGCAAATTGGCATAGAGGAGGCCCTCCCCTACGATCCTGAAATCCTG AGCATTGCAGAAACTCTTCGGACAGATGTTGGGAAGGCAGCGAAGCTGGCCCTCAACGACCTTGAAGGCTCAGATTACATTACCAGAGATCCTTCTATATGCAATGTGAACAAGTATGCTAGCATTGAGGTCTCTCTGCTGCTTTGTGATGATGGTTTCATCAGGAAGCTCAACAAGGAATGGAGGGATGAGGATCATGCTACCGATGTTCTGTCAATGTCTCAGCATATCCCAGAGCTTGATATTCCCATT CTGCAGTTGGGTGATATAGTAATTTCTGTTGAAACAGCTCGACGGCAAGCAGAAGAAAGGGGCCACACACTTCTTGATGAGATAAGAATTCTCATG GTGCATGGGCTATTGCATTTATTGGGCTTTGACCATGAACTCAGCAAAGTGGCTGAAGAAGAGATGGAGAAGGAAGAAGAACATATGTTAAATACTCTTGAATGGAGAGGAAAAGGATTAATTAAGAGTGCCTATGATATTGCTACTGGTATGGAACATTTACAAAATTCTATTG AGGCTGATAGCAATATAGAGAAAGTGATCCTACAAAAGAAACATCAACCCAAACTAAgccatatcatttgtgatatagATG GTACTATTGTGTATTGTGAAGGAGGCCTGCATGAAGAATCAATAGTATCTTTGAGAGAGGCAATTGCAACAGGAGTAAATATTATCATGGTTACTGAAAAG GGTTCACTTGTCTGTGGAAGGGATGGCGAAGAAGTTTATAGAGCAGAACTGGATTTAGATATCTGCAAGGAG GCATTTCTGTACTCCTTGAAGCATAAAATTCCTCTTGTCGCGTACTGTGAGGAACAATGTCTAACCTTGTTTAGACACCCATTTGTTGACTTGTTGCACACTGTACATAATGAAAACAAG GTAAAAGTGATGCATTCAATTGAGGATCTTTTGGAATGTTCGTCTATTCAG AAATTGCTTCTTTTTGACAGTGCCAAAGAGGATTCATCTGTCCTATGGCAGCATTGTTCAGAACTGACCAAAGggaaagcacatgttatcaaAATGCATCCAAATACAATTGATATTGTTCCCCTCAATGCTTCAAAGGGTGGTGGTATAAGAATTCTACTTGATCATCTTGGAATAACAAAAGAT TGTGATCTTGATGCTGTTGGAGACTATACCAGATGGCTGAGCAATAAATGA
- the LOC136476048 gene encoding endoribonuclease YBEY, chloroplastic-like isoform X4, protein MVRLHQLLSRALASHQILPSTTSSVRSTPRLLLPLRSLPPAPPPHGRTLLPIIVAASRQYASSTFGRRRRSSRPPMLLRRKRARRPRKGPGELSVQIGIEEALPYDPEILSIAETLRTDVGKAAKLALNDLEGSDYITRDPSICNVNKYASIEVSLLLCDDGFIRKLNKEWRDEDHATDVLSMSQHIPELDIPILQLGDIVISVETARRQAEERGHTLLDEIRILMVHGLLHLLGFDHELSKVAEEEMEKEEEHMLNTLEWRGKGLIKSAYDIATGMEHLQNSIEADSNIEKVILQKKHQPKLSHIICDIDGGLHEESIVSLREAIATGVNIIMVTEKGSLVCGRDGEEVYRAELDLDICKEAFLYSLKHKIPLVAYCEEQCLTLFRHPFVDLLHTVHNENKVKVMHSIEDLLECSSIQKLLLFDSAKEDSSVLWQHCSELTKGKAHVIKMHPNTIDIVPLNASKGGGIRILLDHLGITKDCDLDAVGDYTRWLSNK, encoded by the exons ATGGTGCGCCTCCATCAGCTCCTCTCTCGCGCGCTCGCATCTCACCAAATCCTCCCTTCTACCACCTCCAGCGTCCGCTCCACCCCGCGGCTGCTCCTCCCTCTCCGGTCGCTgccgcctgctcctcctccccacGGTCGTACCCTGCTTCCCATCATTGTAGCCGCGTCGCGGCAATACGCCTCGTCGACCTTCGGGAGGCGAAGGCGCTCGTCGCGGCCGCCGATGTTGCTGAGGCGGAAGAGAGCGAGGAGGCCGCGGAAGGGCCCTGGCGAGCTCAGCGTGCAAATTGGCATAGAGGAGGCCCTCCCCTACGATCCTGAAATCCTG AGCATTGCAGAAACTCTTCGGACAGATGTTGGGAAGGCAGCGAAGCTGGCCCTCAACGACCTTGAAGGCTCAGATTACATTACCAGAGATCCTTCTATATGCAATGTGAACAAGTATGCTAGCATTGAGGTCTCTCTGCTGCTTTGTGATGATGGTTTCATCAGGAAGCTCAACAAGGAATGGAGGGATGAGGATCATGCTACCGATGTTCTGTCAATGTCTCAGCATATCCCAGAGCTTGATATTCCCATT CTGCAGTTGGGTGATATAGTAATTTCTGTTGAAACAGCTCGACGGCAAGCAGAAGAAAGGGGCCACACACTTCTTGATGAGATAAGAATTCTCATG GTGCATGGGCTATTGCATTTATTGGGCTTTGACCATGAACTCAGCAAAGTGGCTGAAGAAGAGATGGAGAAGGAAGAAGAACATATGTTAAATACTCTTGAATGGAGAGGAAAAGGATTAATTAAGAGTGCCTATGATATTGCTACTGGTATGGAACATTTACAAAATTCTATTG AGGCTGATAGCAATATAGAGAAAGTGATCCTACAAAAGAAACATCAACCCAAACTAAgccatatcatttgtgatatagATG GAGGCCTGCATGAAGAATCAATAGTATCTTTGAGAGAGGCAATTGCAACAGGAGTAAATATTATCATGGTTACTGAAAAG GGTTCACTTGTCTGTGGAAGGGATGGCGAAGAAGTTTATAGAGCAGAACTGGATTTAGATATCTGCAAGGAG GCATTTCTGTACTCCTTGAAGCATAAAATTCCTCTTGTCGCGTACTGTGAGGAACAATGTCTAACCTTGTTTAGACACCCATTTGTTGACTTGTTGCACACTGTACATAATGAAAACAAG GTAAAAGTGATGCATTCAATTGAGGATCTTTTGGAATGTTCGTCTATTCAG AAATTGCTTCTTTTTGACAGTGCCAAAGAGGATTCATCTGTCCTATGGCAGCATTGTTCAGAACTGACCAAAGggaaagcacatgttatcaaAATGCATCCAAATACAATTGATATTGTTCCCCTCAATGCTTCAAAGGGTGGTGGTATAAGAATTCTACTTGATCATCTTGGAATAACAAAAGAT TGTGATCTTGATGCTGTTGGAGACTATACCAGATGGCTGAGCAATAAATGA
- the LOC136476048 gene encoding endoribonuclease YBEY, chloroplastic-like isoform X2, which produces MVRLHQLLSRALASHQILPSTTSSVRSTPRLLLPLRSLPPAPPPHGRTLLPIIVAASRQYASSTFGRRRRSSRPPMLLRRKRARRPRKGPGELSVQIGIEEALPYDPEILSIAETLRTDVGKAAKLALNDLEGSDYITRDPSICNVNKYASIEVSLLLCDDGFIRKLNKEWRDEDHATDVLSMSQHIPELDIPILQLGDIVISVETARRQAEERGHTLLDEIRILMVHGLLHLLGFDHELSKVAEEEMEKEEEHMLNTLEWRGKGLIKSAYDIATGMEHLQNSIEADSNIEKVILQKKHQPKLSHIICDIDGGLHEESIVSLREAIATGVNIIMVTEKSRASTIRTFKLLDFHEKGDFISETSPGVFLQGSLVCGRDGEEVYRAELDLDICKEAFLYSLKHKIPLVAYCEEQCLTLFRHPFVDLLHTVHNENKVKVMHSIEDLLECSSIQKLLLFDSAKEDSSVLWQHCSELTKGKAHVIKMHPNTIDIVPLNASKGGGIRILLDHLGITKDCDLDAVGDYTRWLSNK; this is translated from the exons ATGGTGCGCCTCCATCAGCTCCTCTCTCGCGCGCTCGCATCTCACCAAATCCTCCCTTCTACCACCTCCAGCGTCCGCTCCACCCCGCGGCTGCTCCTCCCTCTCCGGTCGCTgccgcctgctcctcctccccacGGTCGTACCCTGCTTCCCATCATTGTAGCCGCGTCGCGGCAATACGCCTCGTCGACCTTCGGGAGGCGAAGGCGCTCGTCGCGGCCGCCGATGTTGCTGAGGCGGAAGAGAGCGAGGAGGCCGCGGAAGGGCCCTGGCGAGCTCAGCGTGCAAATTGGCATAGAGGAGGCCCTCCCCTACGATCCTGAAATCCTG AGCATTGCAGAAACTCTTCGGACAGATGTTGGGAAGGCAGCGAAGCTGGCCCTCAACGACCTTGAAGGCTCAGATTACATTACCAGAGATCCTTCTATATGCAATGTGAACAAGTATGCTAGCATTGAGGTCTCTCTGCTGCTTTGTGATGATGGTTTCATCAGGAAGCTCAACAAGGAATGGAGGGATGAGGATCATGCTACCGATGTTCTGTCAATGTCTCAGCATATCCCAGAGCTTGATATTCCCATT CTGCAGTTGGGTGATATAGTAATTTCTGTTGAAACAGCTCGACGGCAAGCAGAAGAAAGGGGCCACACACTTCTTGATGAGATAAGAATTCTCATG GTGCATGGGCTATTGCATTTATTGGGCTTTGACCATGAACTCAGCAAAGTGGCTGAAGAAGAGATGGAGAAGGAAGAAGAACATATGTTAAATACTCTTGAATGGAGAGGAAAAGGATTAATTAAGAGTGCCTATGATATTGCTACTGGTATGGAACATTTACAAAATTCTATTG AGGCTGATAGCAATATAGAGAAAGTGATCCTACAAAAGAAACATCAACCCAAACTAAgccatatcatttgtgatatagATG GAGGCCTGCATGAAGAATCAATAGTATCTTTGAGAGAGGCAATTGCAACAGGAGTAAATATTATCATGGTTACTGAAAAG AGTCGGGCTTCCACCATTAGAACCTTCAAGCTTCTTGATTTCCATGAAAAAGGTGATTTTATTTCAGAGACTTCACCTGGTGTATTTTTGCAG GGTTCACTTGTCTGTGGAAGGGATGGCGAAGAAGTTTATAGAGCAGAACTGGATTTAGATATCTGCAAGGAG GCATTTCTGTACTCCTTGAAGCATAAAATTCCTCTTGTCGCGTACTGTGAGGAACAATGTCTAACCTTGTTTAGACACCCATTTGTTGACTTGTTGCACACTGTACATAATGAAAACAAG GTAAAAGTGATGCATTCAATTGAGGATCTTTTGGAATGTTCGTCTATTCAG AAATTGCTTCTTTTTGACAGTGCCAAAGAGGATTCATCTGTCCTATGGCAGCATTGTTCAGAACTGACCAAAGggaaagcacatgttatcaaAATGCATCCAAATACAATTGATATTGTTCCCCTCAATGCTTCAAAGGGTGGTGGTATAAGAATTCTACTTGATCATCTTGGAATAACAAAAGAT TGTGATCTTGATGCTGTTGGAGACTATACCAGATGGCTGAGCAATAAATGA
- the LOC136476049 gene encoding protein OXIDATIVE STRESS 3-like produces the protein MAEPYNLASHAVPLCHKEICNKPGDDHSESASFSGASSGSLCSSASNVSDDATSSPLGHPSQPSSASSSTLHLDAEGPLYELSSLLDELPIRKGLSNYYQGKAQSFTSISDATSVQDLAKKISYSKRMRACKSYSVGLDMNQRSIIIPRPGNKVIAKKTSNGSFAIVRRTSNTSHLNISTKSYAHQSKRDALMHIDLQRRDN, from the exons ATGGCAGAGCCTTACAACTTAGCATCTCATGCAGTACCCTTGTGTCACAAGGAGATATGCAATAAACCAGGTGATGATCACTCCGAGTCGGCTTCCTTCTCAGGCGCGTCCAGTGGGTCCTTGTGCTCATCAGCTTCAAATGTGTCTGATGATGCAACTTCTTCCCCACTCGGTCATCCCTCTCAGCCATCCTCAGCATCTTCGAGCACGTTGCATCTGGATGCCGAGGGTCCCCTGTATGAGTTATCCTCACTGCTAGATGAGCTTCCAATCAG GAAAGGGCTGTCCAATTACTACCAAGGGAAGGCCCAATCATTCACATCTATATCTGATGCTACAAGTGTTCAAGACCTTGCGAAGAAAATTTCATATAGTAAGAGGATGAGAGCATGTAAAAGCTATTCAGTAGGATTAGACATGAACCAACGGTCAATCATCATACCAAGGCCAGGCAACAAGGTGATAGCAAAGAAGACCTCAAATGGTTCATTTGCTATAGTGCGAAGAACTAGCAACACCAGCCATTTGAACATCAGCACTAAATCATATGCACACCAGAGCAAGAGAGATGCACTCATGCATATTGATCTGCAACGAAGGGACAACTAG
- the LOC136468755 gene encoding uncharacterized protein, translating to MADCVTRVWALAIATAACIGLPSALVYAIVRIAAARRYGATFAMAVVLVFWVTISVAYYPRVCADLVPWPRSTRLPRRGGPSLLLLPQPSSSSSVAQVDGDRAAGGIGALPREAPAARGGAGVRADDDVLPLSPSPYPYEHQRVPLAQRHGDRGSRMAALPREPPAARGKARADDVPRPPCERQSDGGPSKYCAICLANVDKEETAKRLPLCLHVFHRHCIDQWLQGHSTCPICRCNAFLDGR from the coding sequence ATGGCGGACTGCGTGACCCGCGTGTGGGCGCtggccatcgccaccgcggcctGCATCGGCCTCCCGAGCGCGCTCGTCTACGCCATCGTCCGgatcgcggcggcgcggcgctaCGGTGCCACCTTCGCGATGGCCGTCGTCCTCGtcttctgggtcaccatcagcgTCGCCTACTACCCGCGCGTCTGCGCCGACCTCGTCCCGTGGCCGCGCTCCACGCGCCTTCCGCGCCGCGGCGGAccctcgctgctgctgctgccgcagccgtcgtcgtcatcatccgtGGCGCAGGTGGACGGAGACCGTGCTGCTGGCGGCATAGGCGCGCTTCCTCGTGAGGCACCGGCCGCGCGCGGCGGAGCAGGTGTCCGCGCCGATGACGACGTCCTGCCGCTGTCGCCGTCGCCGTACCCGTACGAGCACCAGCGCGTGCCTTTGGCCCAAAGGCACGGAGACCGTGGTAGTCGCATGGCCGCGCTTCCCCGGGAGCCACCGGCCGCGCGCGGCAAAGCGCGTGCCGACGACGTCCCGCGGCCGCCGTGCGAGCGCCAGAGCGACGGCGGGCCGTCCAAGTACTGCGCCATCTGCTTGGCCAACGTGGACAAGGAGGAGACGGCGAAGCGGCTGCCACTGTGCCTGCACGTGTTCCACCGCCACTGCATCGATCAGTGGCTGCAGGGCCACTCGACGTGCCCGATCTGCAGGTGCAACGCCTTCCTAGACGGGCGGTGA